CCGGAATTCCCATCCGGAAGATTGACCGCAGCAATACCAGGTTGGCTGATTGGGATCCTGATCCGTTTACCGTCGCGACCTGAATGCTGAAGTCGTTGACGATGTTCCGCTGCGGAGACTGCCGAGGCATCTCTGTTTCAGTTTGGGTCCCGCCTTCGACGTGTTCTGCCGCCATGAGTAGTTCTCCCTCCTTTAATGGAAGCTGGGAGTTTCACGAAGCCACAATACCATATACGTTCCCAAGCTCGGCTTGAGGCGTCGCGCTGCGGGAACCATCGTTTTTGACGCGTTGTACTTCAATTGATACCTTGATTTGTCGAAATGATGATGGAGAATCAGGTTGCATAACTGTTTCGAGCGATAGGTTCGGTTGATAACATTTACCGGCTCAGGTGTTTATGAATCCTCCGGTCTTCGGCGGCTACCTTCCCATCGTGGTCCTTGCGATCGCCGCCGCAGGTTTTGCGATCGCTCCGCTCCTACTTGCGTGGCTCTGGTCAAAGAGCTTCTCTCCGCGCAAACCAGGACCGTACAAAAACTCCACGTATGAATGCGGTCTGGAGGCAAAGGACACCACCTGGATACCCTTCAGCCCGGAATATTACCTTTACGCGATCATCTTTCTGATCTTCGATGTAGAAGCGATCTTCCTTCTGCCGTTCGCCGTATCATTCAGCGGTCTAAGCGTGGGGGCCTCCATCGCCATGGTGGTCTTCTTGCTCCTGCTGGTCGAAGGACTCGTATGGGCATGGCAGAAGGGCGTATTGACCTGGGTATGACGATCAGGCAGAAGTGCGGAACGTCGAAGAAACAGGACGGCACAGGATCGCGATGGACCAGAAACTCAGAATCGAATTGAGCAAACAAGGGATCGTCACAACGACTCTCGAAGAGCTCTACAACTGGGGCCGGAAGAACTCCGTGTGGCCGATGACGTTTGGTCTCGCGTGCTGCGCCATCGAAATGATTGCAACAAGCATGGCGCGTTACGACCTGGCGCGATTTGGCGCCGAAGTGTTCAGAGCCTCTCCTCGTCAGGCTGACCTGATCATTGTCTCCGGCACCGTGACCAAAAAGATGGCCCCTCAGGTGGTGCGCCTCTATAACCAGATGGCAGAGCCAAAATACGTGATCGCCATGGGCGCATGCGCCATCTCAGGTGGCCCATTCAAGCAGGGGTACAACGTTTTGAAGGGCATCGACCGCTACATTCCCGTCGATGTACATATTCCCGGATGCCCTCCCCGTCCCGAAGCCCTCATTGATGCGTTCATGACCTTGCAGAAAAAGATCGCAGGTCAAACACTGACAGGCGAAGGCAGACCGCGGCATCTGGATCCGGAAGCGCCCAGCGAATTTGTCGTGCCGCGGTTCGGCGC
This Acidobacteriaceae bacterium DNA region includes the following protein-coding sequences:
- a CDS encoding NADH-quinone oxidoreductase subunit B, which codes for MDQKLRIELSKQGIVTTTLEELYNWGRKNSVWPMTFGLACCAIEMIATSMARYDLARFGAEVFRASPRQADLIIVSGTVTKKMAPQVVRLYNQMAEPKYVIAMGACAISGGPFKQGYNVLKGIDRYIPVDVHIPGCPPRPEALIDAFMTLQKKIAGQTLTGEGRPRHLDPEAPSEFVVPRFGAHDLEPPNNPDVFRILNNVDSCGAGDVNARGD
- a CDS encoding NADH-quinone oxidoreductase subunit A; translated protein: MNPPVFGGYLPIVVLAIAAAGFAIAPLLLAWLWSKSFSPRKPGPYKNSTYECGLEAKDTTWIPFSPEYYLYAIIFLIFDVEAIFLLPFAVSFSGLSVGASIAMVVFLLLLVEGLVWAWQKGVLTWV